The Oscillatoria sp. FACHB-1407 genome includes a region encoding these proteins:
- a CDS encoding GNAT family acetyltransferase — MIIRVFEPADESAVIALWQQCGLTRPWNDPHKDIRRKLQIQPQLFLVGVIEQAIAATVMAGYEGHRGWINYLAVAPQHQRQGLGKAIMAEAERRLREMGCPKISLLVRSSNREVIEFYQQLGFTIDDAVSLGKRLEHDDR, encoded by the coding sequence ATGATCATTCGCGTGTTTGAGCCAGCGGATGAGTCGGCGGTCATTGCGTTATGGCAGCAGTGCGGTTTGACTCGTCCCTGGAACGACCCTCACAAAGATATTCGTCGCAAACTTCAGATACAACCCCAACTCTTTTTGGTTGGTGTCATTGAGCAGGCGATCGCTGCAACGGTGATGGCAGGCTATGAAGGGCATCGGGGTTGGATTAATTATCTGGCGGTGGCTCCCCAGCATCAGCGACAGGGACTTGGCAAAGCAATCATGGCAGAAGCCGAGCGACGGTTACGCGAAATGGGTTGCCCTAAAATTAGCCTGTTGGTGCGATCGAGCAATCGCGAGGTGATTGAGTTTTATCAGCAGTTGGGGTTCACAATTGACGATGCGGTGAGCCTCGGCAAACGGTTGGAACACGACGATCGCTAA